From Sphingobium sp. RAC03, a single genomic window includes:
- the glgA gene encoding glycogen synthase GlgA, which translates to MAMQLLSVASEIYPLIKTGGLADVTGALPGALAGEGVATRTLVPGYPAVIARIGKAKVVRRYDALFGVTATVLAARVDGLDLLVLDAPDFFAREGGPYGDHAGHDWVDNWRRFAALSRVGADLAADGVKGWRPDVVHVHDWQAALTAAYMRFGPAHAVPKIVTIHNLAFQGRYGADVFGQLGLPPEAWGVDGVEYYGGVGYLKAGLVSADAITTVSPAYAEEIRSPVHGMGLDGLINGRVDRLHGILNGVDTEIWNPADDSLIPKSFSGRALAGRAANRRALEQQFGLDVDGAPIFIIVSRLTWQKGMDLMVDALDHLVGLGAKLALLGSGDHPLEGAFLGAADRHRGRIGVRIGYDEPLSHLMQAGGDAILIPSRFEPCGLTQLYGLRYGCLPVVARVGGLADTVIDANAAAVAAGAATGIVFAPSDPLALHGAIARTVRLHRDRPVWQAMQRAAMRTDVSWGQSAARYAALYRSLLTEAA; encoded by the coding sequence ATCGCCATGCAATTGCTCTCGGTCGCGTCCGAAATCTATCCGCTGATCAAGACCGGGGGACTGGCCGACGTCACCGGCGCGCTACCCGGTGCGCTCGCCGGGGAGGGTGTGGCGACCCGAACGCTGGTGCCGGGTTATCCCGCGGTCATTGCGCGCATCGGCAAGGCGAAGGTCGTGCGTCGCTATGACGCTTTGTTTGGCGTGACCGCGACGGTGCTGGCCGCGCGCGTCGACGGGCTGGATCTGCTGGTGCTGGACGCGCCCGATTTCTTCGCGCGCGAAGGCGGGCCTTATGGCGACCATGCAGGTCATGATTGGGTCGATAATTGGCGGCGTTTTGCCGCGCTGTCGCGCGTCGGGGCGGATTTGGCGGCGGACGGGGTGAAGGGCTGGCGGCCCGATGTGGTGCATGTCCATGACTGGCAGGCGGCGCTGACGGCGGCCTATATGCGCTTTGGCCCGGCCCATGCGGTGCCTAAGATCGTGACGATCCATAATCTGGCGTTTCAGGGGCGCTATGGCGCGGATGTATTCGGGCAATTGGGCCTGCCGCCCGAAGCCTGGGGCGTGGATGGCGTCGAATATTATGGCGGGGTCGGCTATTTGAAGGCGGGGCTGGTGTCGGCCGATGCGATCACGACCGTCAGCCCGGCCTATGCCGAGGAAATCCGGTCGCCTGTTCATGGCATGGGGTTGGACGGCCTGATCAATGGCCGGGTCGATCGATTGCACGGGATATTGAACGGGGTCGATACGGAGATATGGAATCCGGCGGACGATTCATTGATTCCCAAGTCGTTCAGCGGTCGGGCGCTGGCGGGGCGAGCAGCCAATCGGCGGGCGCTGGAGCAGCAGTTCGGGCTGGATGTCGATGGCGCGCCGATCTTCATCATCGTCAGCCGCCTGACTTGGCAGAAGGGCATGGATTTGATGGTCGATGCGCTCGATCATCTGGTGGGGCTGGGCGCGAAGCTGGCGCTGCTGGGGTCGGGCGATCATCCGTTGGAGGGCGCTTTTCTGGGTGCGGCGGATCGCCATCGTGGGCGCATTGGCGTGCGGATCGGCTATGACGAGCCGCTCTCGCATCTGATGCAGGCAGGCGGCGATGCCATATTGATACCCTCGCGGTTCGAGCCGTGCGGGCTGACGCAGCTTTATGGGCTGCGCTATGGCTGCCTGCCGGTCGTCGCGCGGGTTGGCGGGCTGGCCGATACGGTGATAGATGCCAATGCGGCGGCGGTGGCGGCGGGCGCGGCGACGGGTATCGTCTTCGCCCCGTCAGACCCGCTGGCGCTGCATGGCGCGATCGCCCGAACGGTGCGGCTGCATCGCGATCGGCCGGTGTGGCAGGCGATGCAGCGCGCGGCGATGCGGACCGACGTATCCTGGGGCCAGAGCGCGGCGCGCTATGCGGCGCTATATCGCAGTCTGCTAACGGAAGCGGCGTGA
- the glgX gene encoding glycogen debranching protein GlgX, producing MSAGPTVPRLSASGAHFSVWAPEASHVWLCLFDADDRETRIPLTRGEGGVWHGEATGVGAGARYGYRADGPYDPAAGLWFDPDKLLLDPYATAIDRAFVCDPALAAPRGEGADTAPLMPKGVVEAPLAPLPGAPPCFCPGGLIYELHVRGFTMLHPDVPEAQRRTIAALAHPAVIAHLQRLHVSAIELMPINAWIDERHLGPLGLTNYWGYNPVNWFALDPRLAPGGIAELRETVATLHAAGIGVILDMVYNHDGESDAEGPTLSLRGLNARDYFRHAANGQLINDTGTGNAIACNQPMVRRLILDSLRYFVTQAGVDGFRFDLAPALGRMADGFDPCAPLLEAMRADPILADRVMIAEPWDIGPGGYQLGHFGDNWLEWNDRYRDDMRRFWRGDSGMLGAMATRLAGSSDIFSGATTRTVNFLAAHDGFTLADVTSYEQRHNHANGEDNRDGHGENLSWNNGVEGPSDDSAIQAARRRDRIALLATLFCSRGTIMLTAGDEFGRTQQGNNNAYAQDNAIGWVDWAGRDAALETEAFALAALRAGNADLRGTSILSDADVAWLDESGAPMNVAQWEDPQRRRFALRYRGSGLTICFNGDGEASRFLLEGQAVDVAARSMMVIPPAR from the coding sequence GTGAGCGCAGGTCCGACCGTACCGCGACTGAGCGCAAGTGGCGCGCATTTTTCGGTCTGGGCACCGGAGGCGAGCCATGTCTGGCTCTGCCTGTTCGATGCGGACGATCGCGAAACCCGGATACCGCTGACGCGCGGCGAGGGCGGCGTTTGGCATGGCGAGGCGACGGGCGTTGGTGCGGGCGCGCGCTATGGCTATCGCGCCGATGGCCCCTATGACCCGGCGGCGGGGCTGTGGTTCGATCCCGACAAATTGCTGCTCGATCCCTATGCGACGGCGATCGACCGGGCTTTCGTCTGTGACCCCGCCTTGGCCGCGCCGCGCGGGGAGGGGGCGGACACCGCGCCGCTGATGCCCAAGGGCGTTGTCGAAGCGCCCTTGGCGCCCTTGCCGGGCGCGCCGCCCTGTTTCTGTCCCGGTGGCCTGATCTACGAACTGCATGTGCGCGGGTTCACCATGCTGCATCCCGATGTGCCGGAAGCGCAGCGGCGGACGATCGCTGCGCTCGCCCATCCGGCGGTGATCGCGCATCTGCAACGACTGCATGTGTCGGCCATCGAACTGATGCCGATCAACGCCTGGATCGACGAGCGGCATCTGGGGCCGCTGGGTCTCACCAATTATTGGGGCTATAATCCGGTCAACTGGTTCGCGCTCGACCCGCGCCTGGCCCCCGGCGGCATCGCCGAACTGCGCGAGACGGTGGCCACGCTGCATGCGGCGGGGATCGGCGTCATCCTCGACATGGTCTATAATCATGACGGGGAAAGCGATGCCGAAGGGCCGACGCTATCGCTGCGTGGCCTCAATGCGCGCGACTATTTCCGGCATGCGGCCAATGGGCAACTGATCAACGACACCGGCACGGGCAATGCCATCGCGTGCAACCAACCGATGGTCCGCCGCCTGATCCTCGATTCGCTGCGCTATTTCGTGACGCAGGCGGGGGTGGATGGGTTTCGCTTCGACCTGGCGCCAGCGCTGGGGCGGATGGCGGATGGGTTCGATCCGTGTGCGCCGCTGCTGGAGGCGATGCGCGCCGATCCGATCCTGGCCGACCGGGTGATGATCGCCGAGCCGTGGGACATCGGGCCGGGCGGCTATCAATTGGGGCATTTCGGCGACAATTGGCTGGAATGGAATGATCGCTATCGCGACGATATGCGCCGGTTCTGGCGCGGCGATAGCGGGATGCTGGGCGCTATGGCGACGCGGCTGGCGGGATCGTCGGATATTTTCAGCGGCGCGACGACCCGGACGGTGAATTTCCTCGCCGCGCATGACGGCTTCACCCTGGCGGACGTCACATCCTACGAACAGCGCCACAACCACGCCAATGGCGAGGATAATCGCGATGGCCATGGCGAGAATCTGAGCTGGAACAATGGCGTCGAGGGGCCGAGCGACGACTCCGCCATACAGGCCGCGCGTCGTCGCGATCGCATCGCGCTGCTCGCCACGCTCTTTTGTTCGCGCGGGACGATCATGCTGACCGCAGGCGACGAGTTCGGGCGGACGCAGCAGGGCAATAACAACGCCTATGCGCAGGATAATGCGATCGGCTGGGTTGACTGGGCAGGGCGGGATGCCGCGCTGGAGACGGAGGCCTTTGCCCTTGCGGCCTTGCGGGCGGGCAATGCGGATCTGCGCGGCACCTCGATCCTGTCGGACGCGGACGTCGCCTGGCTGGACGAGAGCGGCGCCCCGATGAATGTCGCGCAGTGGGAAGACCCGCAACGGCGTCGTTTCGCGCTGCGCTATCGCGGCAGTGGATTGACGATCTGCTTCAATGGCGACGGTGAGGCGTCTCGGTTCCTGCTGGAGGGGCAGGCGGTGGACGTTGCCGCCCGCTCCATGATGGTCATTCCACCGGCACGCTGA
- a CDS encoding NUDIX domain-containing protein, with protein sequence MTAILSINPLYQDWLNLLMVRMRAPDGQECDRHVVEMRRAVALLPFDPVRRVALTVSMPRAPVMMAGLPDMLEAIAGLLEDEPEECARREAMEEAGVELGTLVHLGQIWSIPSVVTEKIDYYLAEYRAPDRIAAGGGLDEEQENITVHELPLDTLWTMMANKQINDGKLAITLMALRLRRPDLFSVPVE encoded by the coding sequence GTGACCGCAATCCTGTCGATCAACCCCCTCTACCAGGATTGGCTCAACCTGTTGATGGTGCGGATGCGTGCGCCCGATGGGCAGGAATGCGACCGGCATGTGGTGGAGATGCGCCGCGCGGTGGCGTTGCTGCCCTTCGACCCGGTACGCCGTGTCGCGCTGACCGTATCGATGCCGCGCGCGCCCGTGATGATGGCGGGACTGCCCGACATGCTCGAAGCGATTGCGGGCCTGCTGGAGGATGAACCCGAAGAATGCGCCCGGCGCGAGGCGATGGAGGAAGCGGGCGTGGAACTGGGCACGCTTGTCCATTTGGGGCAAATTTGGAGCATTCCCAGCGTCGTCACCGAGAAGATCGATTATTATCTCGCCGAATATCGCGCCCCAGACCGGATCGCGGCCGGCGGCGGGCTGGACGAGGAGCAGGAGAATATCACCGTCCACGAACTGCCGCTCGATACGCTGTGGACGATGATGGCGAACAAGCAGATCAACGATGGCAAGCTGGCGATCACGCTGATGGCGCTGCGCCTGCGGCGTCCCGACCTGTTCAGCGTGCCGGTGGAATGA
- a CDS encoding calcium-binding protein produces MTIINAPARAFAARPFAAAETATPDPWFDAAAYAQLLGTSDNDLIRGGADDDEIGGLDGEDLLYGAAGDDLVEGGMGQDIVNGGSGHDRLYGNSIANDGGDGADIVIDRHGGSDMLYGQAGDDLLEVERRDLYSNIILMDGGAGNDRITLRTHGRFFDHVTALGGSGDDRIMIEGVLTGMIDAGSGDDLVTIDPRFGDVTVTLGDGADVLLLAGQSDGLLVGPTIHVTDFDSGTDRIDLQALFWTSVPGWTRSDDPFDAGFLRLVQDGADTRLDIDQDGGGTAYDFQSLLTFDATLPSTLSAADFGMAVPGQVVLGVDRSYYNDDLLLAWGGTVEMRGLDGSDRIENRGGDGLLIGHTGRDSIVGGIGNDILYGDDPENPSVVYGAADTLIDSRGGNDQLFGQAWEDVLIVRRSGMMAASDIVMDGGHHSDLLLFDAVGRTLDSVTALGGNGEDRIEIGSVRRANIDAGSSSDRVHVTPSHGLVTVTLGSGADKLTLTPSSVPWSPGGLIHLTDFAIGTSLYTSDRVDLDTFLRDTLLGWNGLSNPFADGYLRLVQSGPDALLQLDRDGSAGSVHGYATLLAFDAFMASDLTAWQLGYDPAGLVAARAVDDGGTGNDRLTGSTGNDLIRGLDGNDTLMGSNGDDLFEGGAGADQITGGSGNDIMHGDSAGSDTGGSADRLYDRTSGDDRLFGQGGDDLLDVTRCNRYAVPDRVLLDGGIGADQINFRAADPYHIVTALGGDGNDIILVDGAATGRIDAGAGNDRVTIGEGSDFRVTLGAGADRLSLEGNRNAPVVVTDFHLAEDSLVLDARAMGISLNSSQLFLDGRLALAQRGADTLVLQYDYAAARPFFVVLVLENVLATMLTSTDLGGMTPPDGLIFLPQSQADSLIGTTGDDRLYGLFGTHQLAGGSGDDLYLVDDAGDMVTEQAGEGTDVIHTNMMHYTLPDHVEQLTGTSQYKQWLTGNDLDNVIEGSDGETVIDGGLGADRMIGGWGGDVYMVDNVGDVIEDGYGMDAVRTTLPIYSLRGPIENLYGILDSGQTLNGNQLDNRIAGGDGADILTGSFGDDILNGGRGADQIAGGPGDDILIVDHVADTVIELADEGSDTVRTALLTYTLPEHIEHLIGTRASSGQTLVGNAAYNEITGTRGNDVIDGGANNDRLRGREGADTFLFSTAPQAVGFDIILDFQLGEDRFALSQAAFADIGPIGTLDAGAFRLGNAAIDADDRILYDVASGLLAYDPDGSGPTAARHVAQARDLFDLSAADIFIVA; encoded by the coding sequence ATGACCATCATCAATGCGCCCGCCCGTGCCTTTGCCGCCCGGCCATTTGCGGCTGCTGAAACGGCCACGCCCGATCCATGGTTCGATGCTGCGGCCTATGCCCAATTGCTGGGAACCAGTGACAATGATCTAATTCGTGGCGGCGCGGACGATGACGAGATTGGCGGTCTTGACGGCGAAGACCTGCTTTACGGCGCAGCGGGCGATGATCTGGTCGAAGGCGGCATGGGCCAGGACATCGTCAACGGCGGTAGCGGCCATGACCGGCTATATGGCAACAGCATCGCCAATGATGGCGGTGATGGGGCCGACATTGTGATTGACCGGCATGGCGGCAGCGACATGCTCTACGGTCAGGCGGGCGACGACCTGCTCGAAGTCGAACGGCGCGACCTCTACAGCAACATCATCCTGATGGATGGCGGTGCCGGAAACGACCGGATCACCCTGCGCACGCATGGCCGTTTCTTCGACCATGTCACCGCATTGGGCGGTAGCGGCGATGACCGGATCATGATCGAGGGCGTGCTGACGGGCATGATCGATGCGGGAAGCGGCGACGATCTTGTCACCATCGACCCGCGCTTTGGCGACGTGACGGTCACGCTGGGCGACGGTGCAGACGTGCTGTTGCTCGCGGGCCAGTCTGACGGCCTGCTTGTCGGCCCGACCATCCATGTGACGGACTTTGACAGTGGCACGGATCGGATCGACCTGCAGGCGCTGTTCTGGACGTCCGTGCCTGGATGGACCAGAAGCGACGATCCGTTTGACGCGGGATTTTTGCGTCTGGTGCAGGACGGTGCAGACACACGGCTGGACATCGACCAGGACGGCGGCGGTACCGCTTATGATTTCCAGAGCCTGTTGACGTTCGACGCTACCCTTCCCTCTACCCTGTCGGCTGCGGATTTCGGCATGGCAGTGCCGGGACAGGTCGTTCTGGGCGTGGATCGCTCTTATTATAATGACGACCTGCTGCTGGCATGGGGTGGAACGGTGGAGATGCGCGGGTTGGACGGCTCCGACCGGATTGAAAATCGCGGCGGCGACGGCCTCCTGATCGGTCACACCGGCCGCGATTCTATCGTCGGCGGGATCGGTAACGACATCCTCTATGGCGACGATCCCGAAAATCCGAGCGTCGTTTACGGGGCCGCCGACACGTTGATCGACAGTCGCGGCGGGAATGATCAACTATTCGGCCAGGCATGGGAAGATGTGCTGATCGTCCGGCGGTCGGGCATGATGGCAGCCAGCGACATCGTGATGGATGGCGGTCATCATAGCGACCTGCTGCTGTTCGATGCGGTCGGTCGGACGCTGGACAGTGTCACCGCCCTCGGCGGAAACGGCGAGGATCGGATCGAGATCGGATCGGTCCGACGTGCAAACATAGACGCAGGCAGCAGCAGTGATCGCGTTCATGTCACCCCCTCGCATGGCCTTGTGACGGTTACACTAGGCAGCGGCGCAGACAAGCTGACCCTTACACCCTCCAGCGTCCCCTGGTCGCCCGGCGGCCTCATCCATCTCACCGACTTCGCCATCGGTACGTCCCTTTACACAAGCGATCGCGTCGACCTCGACACGTTTCTCCGCGACACGCTGCTTGGCTGGAACGGCCTGTCCAATCCCTTTGCCGATGGCTATCTGCGTCTTGTCCAGTCCGGGCCGGACGCGCTGTTGCAACTGGACCGGGACGGCAGCGCTGGCAGCGTCCATGGCTATGCCACGCTATTGGCGTTCGATGCATTCATGGCGAGCGATCTAACAGCATGGCAGCTTGGCTATGATCCGGCGGGCCTTGTGGCCGCCCGCGCCGTCGATGACGGGGGGACCGGCAATGATCGGCTAACCGGATCGACCGGCAATGACCTGATCCGCGGTCTCGACGGCAACGACACGCTGATGGGCAGCAATGGCGATGATCTGTTCGAGGGCGGCGCTGGCGCTGACCAGATCACGGGCGGTTCGGGCAATGACATCATGCATGGCGACAGCGCCGGCAGTGATACGGGCGGCAGTGCCGACCGGCTCTATGACAGGACGAGCGGTGATGACCGGCTGTTCGGCCAGGGCGGCGACGATCTTCTGGATGTGACGCGTTGCAATCGCTATGCCGTGCCAGACCGGGTGCTGCTCGACGGCGGCATCGGGGCCGATCAGATCAATTTCCGCGCCGCTGACCCCTATCACATCGTCACCGCTTTGGGCGGTGATGGCAATGACATCATACTGGTGGACGGGGCTGCGACCGGAAGGATCGACGCTGGCGCCGGTAATGATCGGGTGACCATTGGCGAGGGCAGCGATTTTCGCGTGACGCTGGGCGCGGGCGCGGACCGGCTTTCCCTGGAAGGTAACCGAAACGCCCCAGTGGTTGTGACTGACTTCCACCTCGCCGAGGACAGTCTGGTGCTAGACGCTCGTGCCATGGGTATCTCCCTGAACTCCAGCCAGTTGTTCCTCGATGGTCGACTGGCACTCGCCCAGCGCGGCGCAGACACATTGGTGCTGCAATATGATTATGCGGCCGCCAGGCCTTTTTTCGTCGTGCTGGTGCTTGAAAATGTCCTCGCCACTATGCTGACCAGCACAGACTTGGGCGGCATGACGCCGCCTGACGGCCTCATCTTTCTGCCGCAGTCGCAGGCGGACAGCCTGATCGGTACAACGGGGGACGATCGCCTCTACGGTCTGTTCGGCACGCACCAACTGGCTGGCGGCAGTGGCGACGATCTCTATCTTGTTGATGACGCAGGGGATATGGTCACTGAACAGGCCGGGGAAGGCACGGATGTCATTCATACGAACATGATGCATTACACCCTACCGGACCATGTCGAACAGCTGACTGGCACATCGCAGTATAAACAATGGCTTACCGGGAACGACTTGGACAATGTCATCGAGGGTAGCGATGGCGAGACAGTGATCGACGGCGGCCTTGGGGCCGACCGGATGATCGGCGGCTGGGGCGGCGACGTGTATATGGTCGACAATGTCGGCGATGTCATCGAAGACGGTTACGGCATGGATGCCGTCCGCACGACACTCCCGATCTACTCATTGAGAGGGCCGATCGAAAATCTTTACGGCATACTCGACAGCGGCCAGACGCTGAACGGCAATCAACTGGACAATCGCATCGCCGGTGGCGACGGCGCAGACATATTGACCGGATCCTTCGGCGACGACATTCTCAATGGCGGCCGGGGGGCCGATCAGATCGCAGGGGGGCCGGGCGATGACATATTGATTGTCGATCATGTGGCGGACACGGTGATCGAACTGGCTGATGAGGGCAGCGACACGGTCCGCACGGCATTGCTGACCTACACCCTGCCCGAGCATATCGAACATCTCATCGGTACCAGGGCATCATCGGGTCAGACCCTGGTTGGCAATGCCGCCTATAATGAGATTACCGGCACACGCGGCAATGATGTGATCGACGGCGGCGCCAACAATGACCGACTCAGGGGGCGCGAGGGCGCTGACACTTTCCTGTTCAGCACAGCGCCGCAGGCCGTCGGGTTCGACATCATCCTTGACTTCCAGTTGGGCGAAGATCGTTTTGCCCTGTCCCAGGCCGCCTTTGCCGACATCGGGCCGATCGGCACGTTGGATGCCGGTGCCTTTCGTCTCGGCAATGCCGCCATAGATGCGGATGACCGCATCCTCTATGATGTCGCGTCCGGATTATTGGCCTATGACCCCGACGGATCGGGACCGACGGCCGCGCGCCACGTCGCACAGGCGCGCGACCTGTTCGACCTTAGCGCAGCCGACATATTCATCGTGGCTTGA
- a CDS encoding SOS response-associated peptidase, which translates to MCNRAERGDTHKVLNLFKARIGARFNEGPLQVHPKQPGSVIRLEDGQMVLEQMTWGFPVTLRGKSGQPLKPKPVNNARFDKLGTFWKRWAVQPEHRCLIPTARYAEAVGEKGRMTETWLSVKDQPIFAWAGLWDDSAEWGTVYTGVMTDNAPELAHIHDRSPVILDPADWAHWLHAPIDELYRYDRPYPADRMIIDATDAPWFRKAGASPEPDRLI; encoded by the coding sequence ATGTGCAACCGGGCTGAACGTGGCGACACGCATAAGGTGCTGAACCTGTTCAAGGCGCGTATCGGTGCGCGGTTCAACGAAGGGCCATTGCAGGTGCATCCCAAGCAGCCCGGCAGCGTCATCCGGTTGGAAGATGGGCAGATGGTGCTGGAACAGATGACATGGGGCTTCCCAGTCACCCTGCGGGGCAAGAGCGGGCAGCCGCTGAAGCCCAAGCCGGTCAACAATGCCCGTTTTGACAAGCTCGGCACATTCTGGAAGCGATGGGCGGTGCAGCCGGAGCATCGATGCCTGATCCCGACGGCCCGCTATGCCGAGGCCGTGGGCGAGAAAGGCCGGATGACCGAGACCTGGCTGTCGGTGAAGGATCAGCCGATCTTCGCCTGGGCCGGGTTGTGGGACGACAGCGCTGAATGGGGCACGGTCTATACCGGCGTTATGACAGACAATGCGCCGGAGCTGGCGCATATCCACGATCGGTCGCCAGTCATCCTGGACCCGGCAGACTGGGCACATTGGCTGCATGCGCCGATCGACGAACTCTATCGCTACGACCGACCCTATCCGGCCGATCGGATGATCATCGATGCCACGGACGCGCCTTGGTTTCGCAAGGCTGGTGCCTCGCCGGAGCCGGATCGGCTGATCTGA
- a CDS encoding phage head spike fiber domain-containing protein codes for MFGRLSFGLALSRAGATRLSFGFADGALPPGVALSRASAAHYRDASGVWTVAAVDAPRFSYRWNGSAFVMGGLMIEAAATNLVLQSRDLNAAIWTKSGVTASANRLTETAVLGDHRTNQAVSYNSGDSYCLSVEASDVAGSPKRYLVLLLAAAAFGGANRFAKFDLATGTVTYVVGGATAGIEPIGAGRWMCWIASVASATIAASGQLRIDNAAGSSLANYTGDIAAAIDISDVQIEVGTRPTSRIPTTTAPIARAADAVTINWGSRGVSDGTITVRYVFADGSAQQVVTTIASGLSAVPTPLNRSTVGRIEKV; via the coding sequence ATGTTCGGTCGGCTTTCGTTCGGGCTGGCTCTATCGAGGGCAGGTGCGACGCGGCTCTCCTTTGGCTTTGCCGATGGCGCTTTGCCTCCCGGCGTCGCGCTGTCCCGCGCGTCGGCGGCGCACTATCGTGATGCGTCGGGCGTGTGGACTGTGGCCGCCGTGGATGCGCCCCGCTTCTCCTATCGCTGGAACGGGTCGGCCTTCGTCATGGGCGGGCTGATGATCGAGGCCGCCGCGACTAATCTGGTTTTGCAGAGTCGTGATCTTAATGCGGCCATATGGACCAAATCCGGGGTAACGGCCTCCGCAAATCGCCTGACGGAAACGGCCGTTCTAGGCGATCACAGAACCAATCAAGCTGTCTCCTATAATAGCGGCGACAGCTATTGCCTGAGCGTCGAGGCCTCGGATGTCGCCGGAAGTCCGAAGCGATACCTGGTGCTTCTGCTCGCCGCCGCGGCGTTCGGTGGCGCAAATCGGTTTGCCAAATTTGACCTGGCGACCGGCACGGTCACCTATGTCGTGGGCGGCGCGACGGCGGGGATAGAGCCAATCGGCGCGGGTCGGTGGATGTGTTGGATAGCATCCGTCGCGTCCGCCACGATCGCGGCCAGCGGTCAGCTCAGGATCGACAATGCGGCGGGCAGTTCTCTTGCAAATTACACAGGTGACATTGCCGCCGCGATCGACATCAGCGACGTGCAGATCGAGGTCGGTACTCGGCCGACGTCCCGCATTCCAACCACCACGGCACCCATCGCACGCGCCGCAGATGCGGTGACGATCAATTGGGGGTCGCGCGGGGTGTCGGACGGCACGATTACGGTCCGCTATGTCTTTGCCGATGGCTCCGCGCAGCAGGTCGTCACGACCATCGCAAGCGGCTTGAGCGCCGTGCCGACGCCGTTGAACCGCTCTACCGTGGGGCGGATTGAGAAGGTTTAG
- a CDS encoding Pam3-gp28 family putative phage holin, with translation MNDVTTTQIAAGVRQIILIIGGYAIGKGWLEADAVEMIAAVALIVVPLVWGQVKTRRLAQKP, from the coding sequence ATGAACGACGTCACCACGACCCAGATCGCGGCGGGGGTCCGCCAGATCATCCTGATTATCGGCGGCTATGCGATCGGCAAAGGCTGGCTGGAAGCTGACGCGGTCGAGATGATCGCGGCCGTCGCGCTGATTGTCGTCCCGCTGGTGTGGGGCCAGGTCAAAACGCGCCGCCTGGCGCAAAAGCCATGA
- a CDS encoding DUF6527 family protein, which translates to MMAAISAILRSVTNGGLMFWCPGCDGAHMVTVGEGPGPRWGYNGNPDAPTFTPSVLVTYNGADAGVDGAPPAICHSFVTGGRIQFLADCTHALAGQTVDIPPFDRKDEE; encoded by the coding sequence ATGATGGCGGCGATATCCGCGATCCTGCGCAGCGTGACGAACGGTGGCCTGATGTTCTGGTGCCCCGGATGCGACGGCGCACACATGGTCACGGTCGGCGAAGGCCCCGGTCCCCGATGGGGATATAATGGCAATCCTGACGCGCCAACGTTCACCCCGTCCGTACTTGTGACCTACAACGGCGCGGATGCGGGCGTCGATGGCGCGCCGCCTGCGATCTGTCATTCCTTCGTGACGGGTGGCCGCATCCAGTTTCTGGCCGACTGCACGCACGCGCTTGCGGGGCAAACCGTCGATATTCCTCCATTTGACCGAAAGGACGAAGAATGA
- a CDS encoding N-acetylmuramidase family protein, giving the protein MDHADLQRRLATLGHDTGKPGWGPRMRVAVHDELTKGPDHVLTQFDIDQAAAMLGVEAAKVWAVYEVESSGDAFINGRPTILFEPHRFSRATGHRYDKSHPRLSSRVWNRTLYLRSQDGRWAQLLDAVALDVDAGFASASYGGFQILGENYAVCGAHDPWSFAWRQAQTEGDQLEAFVRFVEGNGLKRALQRQDWAAFARGYNGTAYRLNKYDEKLAAAYAKRRAG; this is encoded by the coding sequence ATGGACCACGCCGATCTTCAGCGGCGACTGGCGACGCTGGGCCACGACACGGGCAAGCCGGGGTGGGGGCCGCGCATGCGCGTAGCCGTGCATGATGAGCTGACCAAGGGGCCGGACCATGTGCTGACCCAGTTCGACATCGACCAGGCCGCCGCGATGCTGGGCGTCGAGGCGGCGAAGGTGTGGGCGGTGTATGAGGTCGAGTCGTCGGGCGACGCCTTCATCAACGGCCGACCGACGATCCTGTTCGAGCCGCACCGGTTCAGCCGCGCGACAGGTCACCGCTATGACAAGAGCCATCCCCGGCTGTCGTCGCGGGTGTGGAACCGCACGCTCTATCTCCGCAGTCAGGACGGGCGCTGGGCGCAGCTGCTCGATGCGGTGGCGCTGGACGTTGATGCCGGTTTCGCCTCGGCCAGCTATGGCGGCTTCCAGATTTTGGGCGAGAATTATGCCGTGTGCGGCGCGCATGATCCCTGGTCGTTCGCGTGGCGGCAGGCCCAGACCGAGGGCGACCAGCTGGAAGCGTTCGTGCGCTTCGTGGAGGGCAATGGCCTGAAGCGCGCCTTGCAGCGGCAGGACTGGGCGGCGTTCGCGCGCGGCTATAACGGCACCGCCTACCGCCTCAACAAATATGACGAAAAACTGGCTGCTGCCTATGCCAAGCGGAGGGCGGGATGA